A genomic segment from Daphnia carinata strain CSIRO-1 chromosome 1, CSIRO_AGI_Dcar_HiC_V3, whole genome shotgun sequence encodes:
- the LOC130695001 gene encoding 5-demethoxyubiquinone hydroxylase, mitochondrial-like isoform X1, producing MATTKVSIKWLHNLIKINGWNIHTEFTAEAIESFWTFTENCKIYCSLFCIGMAYRTNLITLCFRQYSTSAKRSPKELRDKSIRDRFLRVDHAGEVGADRIYAGQMAVLGKTNVANVIQHMWDQEKEHKKKFDELLPRYRTRPTVLLPIWNVAGFVLGAGTALLGPKMAMACTVAVETVITDHYNDQIRELMNNPEVNGELLEIISKFRDEEMEHHDTAILHEAEKAPLYQAVSQIVKIGCKGAIWLSNKI from the exons ATGGCAACAACTAAAGTTTCAATAAAATGGTTgcataatttaataaaaataaatggatgGAATATACATACTGAATTCACAGCGGAGGCCATAGAATCCTTTTGGACATTCACAG aaaactGTAAAATTTACTGTTCGTTATTTTGCATTGGAATGGCTTATCGCACAAATCTGATCACCTTGTGCTTCCGCCAGTATTCTACATCTGCCAAAAGATCACCAAAGGAATTAAGAGACAAATCTATACGAGACCGATTCCTAAGAGTGGATCATGCCGGTGAGGTGGGCGCTGACCGTATTTATGCGGGCCAAATGGCAGTTCTCG GGAAAACGAACGTAGCAAACGTAATCCAGCATATGTGGGATCAAGAGAAGGagcacaagaaaaaattcGACGAACTGCTTCCTAGATACCGCACTAGGCCCACTGTGTTGTTACCCATATGGAATGTTGCCGGATTCGTGTTAGGAGCGG GTACTGCTTTATTGGGTCCAAAAATGGCCATGGCCTGCACGGTAGCTGTGGAAACAGTCATCACGGATCACTACAACGATCAGATCCGAGAACTCATGAACAACCCAGAGGTAAACGGAGAGTTGCTGGAAATCATTAGCAAATTTCGAGACGAAGAAATGGAGCATCACGATACAGCCATCTTGCATGAAGCCGAGAAAGCCCCGCTGTATCAGGCGGTCTCACAAATAGTGAAAATAGGCTGCAAAGGGGCCATATGGttatcaaacaaaatttaa
- the LOC130695001 gene encoding 5-demethoxyubiquinone hydroxylase, mitochondrial-like isoform X2 has translation MAYRTNLITLCFRQYSTSAKRSPKELRDKSIRDRFLRVDHAGEVGADRIYAGQMAVLGKTNVANVIQHMWDQEKEHKKKFDELLPRYRTRPTVLLPIWNVAGFVLGAGTALLGPKMAMACTVAVETVITDHYNDQIRELMNNPEVNGELLEIISKFRDEEMEHHDTAILHEAEKAPLYQAVSQIVKIGCKGAIWLSNKI, from the exons ATGGCTTATCGCACAAATCTGATCACCTTGTGCTTCCGCCAGTATTCTACATCTGCCAAAAGATCACCAAAGGAATTAAGAGACAAATCTATACGAGACCGATTCCTAAGAGTGGATCATGCCGGTGAGGTGGGCGCTGACCGTATTTATGCGGGCCAAATGGCAGTTCTCG GGAAAACGAACGTAGCAAACGTAATCCAGCATATGTGGGATCAAGAGAAGGagcacaagaaaaaattcGACGAACTGCTTCCTAGATACCGCACTAGGCCCACTGTGTTGTTACCCATATGGAATGTTGCCGGATTCGTGTTAGGAGCGG GTACTGCTTTATTGGGTCCAAAAATGGCCATGGCCTGCACGGTAGCTGTGGAAACAGTCATCACGGATCACTACAACGATCAGATCCGAGAACTCATGAACAACCCAGAGGTAAACGGAGAGTTGCTGGAAATCATTAGCAAATTTCGAGACGAAGAAATGGAGCATCACGATACAGCCATCTTGCATGAAGCCGAGAAAGCCCCGCTGTATCAGGCGGTCTCACAAATAGTGAAAATAGGCTGCAAAGGGGCCATATGGttatcaaacaaaatttaa